A DNA window from Minwuia thermotolerans contains the following coding sequences:
- a CDS encoding ABC-type transport auxiliary lipoprotein family protein, giving the protein MKRRFRAGPALALAAAMLLLAACGGILPVPKAPSNLYNLSPKSNFDPGLPRVEWQLVIEEPVAAGGLDTARIAVRPSHLELGYFGDIRWTERAPKMVQTLLVESFENSGTIVAVGRQAIGLRADFSLKTEIREFQVENFGGGKIRVRINAKLIRQPRQIIVRSASFEAAVDDPPTENMEDSIRAWDEAMGTVLRDIVEWTIVEGQRAYGG; this is encoded by the coding sequence GTGAAGCGCCGGTTCCGGGCCGGTCCGGCGCTCGCGCTGGCCGCGGCGATGCTGCTGCTGGCCGCCTGCGGCGGCATCCTGCCGGTGCCGAAGGCGCCCAGCAATCTCTACAACCTGTCGCCCAAGAGCAATTTCGATCCCGGTCTGCCCCGGGTCGAATGGCAACTCGTGATCGAGGAGCCCGTCGCCGCCGGCGGCCTGGACACGGCGCGGATCGCCGTGAGGCCCTCGCATCTGGAACTGGGCTATTTCGGCGATATCCGCTGGACCGAGCGCGCCCCGAAGATGGTCCAGACCCTGCTGGTGGAAAGTTTCGAGAACAGCGGCACCATCGTCGCCGTCGGCCGTCAGGCCATCGGGCTGCGCGCCGACTTCAGCCTGAAGACCGAGATCCGCGAATTCCAGGTGGAGAACTTCGGCGGCGGCAAGATCCGCGTGCGGATCAACGCCAAGCTGATCCGCCAGCCGCGCCAGATCATCGTCCGCTCCGCCAGCTTCGAGGCTGCGGTCGACGATCCGCCGACCGAGAACATGGAAGATTCCATCCGCGCCTGGGACGAGGCCATGGGCACGGTGCTGCGCGACATCGTCGAATGGACGATCGTCGAGGGTCAGCGCGCCTACGGGGGGTAG
- a CDS encoding class I adenylate-forming enzyme family protein: MNLTDWDNRERRYDLSPEAAARELERHYGIAGETTFADLVARAAEQFPAKVAIVHHGRILTYAQLIRKVAAVRRFVADRAKPGQRVALLVDNSDHYPIWYFGILAAGAVAVPINPKLVARELGYMVGDAEPVLFVEETRFEKLIDDALAMAGRDVPRFVVDRDPPPPYAGEWQPTRGIDVHSPAAIYYTSGTTGAPKGVIHTHYSLMAGAVLCPEAWEHTGPETRFLACTPMFHIASHVFFLVILALGATLVVDSYQTERTMRQIADHRIDAFFAVPSQLLMMEQHPLKDELDFSHVKMVCFGAAPMAMDRLQAVQDMFPNAGLVHAMGQTESCGMIVTLSSKRAFEKIGSVGVPVPGNVIRVVDADDNDVPRGEIGELVSRGPQNMIGYLNRPDATAETLRGGWLHTGDLGYQDEDGYLYLVDRSKDMIIRGGENIYSTEVEDVVYMLDAVSLCAVIGVPDKLFGEEVGVFIQTRKGRALAAEDVQKHCREHLAAYKVPRVVEFVDDFAMTATGKIQKGELRKRYQG; this comes from the coding sequence GTGAATCTGACCGATTGGGACAACCGGGAACGCCGCTACGACCTGAGTCCGGAAGCGGCGGCGCGGGAGCTGGAGCGCCATTACGGCATCGCCGGCGAGACCACCTTCGCCGACCTGGTCGCCCGGGCCGCCGAACAGTTTCCGGCCAAGGTCGCGATCGTCCATCATGGCCGCATCCTGACCTACGCCCAGCTCATACGGAAGGTGGCGGCCGTGCGCCGTTTCGTGGCGGACCGTGCGAAGCCGGGCCAGCGGGTGGCGCTGCTGGTCGACAACTCCGACCACTATCCGATCTGGTATTTCGGCATCCTGGCGGCCGGAGCCGTCGCGGTGCCGATCAACCCCAAGCTGGTGGCCCGGGAACTGGGCTACATGGTCGGCGACGCGGAGCCCGTGCTGTTCGTCGAGGAGACCCGATTCGAGAAGCTGATCGACGACGCCCTGGCGATGGCGGGACGCGACGTGCCGCGCTTCGTGGTCGACCGCGACCCGCCGCCGCCCTATGCCGGCGAGTGGCAGCCGACGCGGGGCATCGACGTCCACAGTCCGGCGGCGATCTACTACACCTCCGGCACCACGGGGGCGCCCAAGGGCGTGATCCACACCCACTACAGCCTGATGGCCGGCGCCGTCCTCTGTCCGGAAGCCTGGGAGCACACCGGGCCGGAGACGCGCTTTCTGGCCTGCACGCCGATGTTCCATATTGCCAGCCACGTCTTCTTCCTGGTGATCCTGGCGCTGGGCGCGACGCTGGTGGTCGACAGCTATCAGACCGAGCGCACCATGCGCCAGATCGCGGATCACCGCATCGACGCGTTCTTCGCGGTGCCCTCGCAGCTTCTGATGATGGAGCAGCACCCGCTGAAGGACGAACTCGATTTCTCCCACGTCAAGATGGTCTGTTTCGGCGCCGCGCCGATGGCCATGGACCGGTTGCAGGCCGTGCAGGACATGTTCCCCAATGCCGGCCTCGTCCACGCCATGGGGCAGACCGAAAGCTGCGGCATGATCGTCACCCTGTCCTCGAAACGGGCCTTCGAGAAGATCGGCTCGGTCGGCGTGCCCGTGCCGGGCAACGTCATCCGTGTGGTCGACGCGGACGACAACGACGTGCCCCGGGGGGAGATCGGCGAACTGGTCAGCCGCGGCCCGCAGAACATGATCGGCTATCTCAACCGCCCGGACGCGACGGCGGAGACCCTGCGCGGCGGCTGGCTGCACACCGGCGATCTCGGCTATCAGGACGAGGACGGCTATCTCTATCTGGTCGACCGCTCCAAGGACATGATCATCCGCGGCGGCGAGAACATCTACTCCACCGAGGTCGAGGATGTCGTCTACATGCTGGACGCGGTTTCGCTCTGCGCGGTGATCGGGGTGCCCGACAAGCTGTTCGGCGAGGAAGTCGGCGTCTTCATCCAGACCCGGAAGGGCAGGGCGCTGGCGGCCGAGGACGTGCAGAAGCACTGCCGGGAACATCTGGCCGCCTACAAGGTGCCCCGTGTCGTGGAGTTCGTCGACGATTTCGCCATGACCGCGACCGGCAAGATCCAGAAGGGCGAACTCCGCAAGCGCTACCAGGGCTGA
- a CDS encoding serine hydrolase domain-containing protein → MRQAFASNFHDYGEIGASCCVTLGGETVVDLWGGVADQATSRPWEEDTISVVFSATKGATAICAHHLIERDAFTLDTPVVELWPEFGAQGKDGATVRMMLDHSAGVPVLREKLKEDGIYDWDYMCDRLAAEQPFWQPGERNGYHGLTFGWTVGELVRRASGKSLGTYFRENVAEPLGIDFWIGLPEEMEPRVAPMIFRRHQPGDAQPPFLEVGLNQPGSIPHLFLFNSGGFLSRGCNTREGHAAELGGAGGITNARGLALMYRPFANGGSWDGVDMVGPDTLAAMGEVSTATNLDANLQIPTRFAPGFMKSMDNRGLGFESAIIGAGAFGHVGAGGSIGFADPELGLSFGYTMNRMGEGLLLNERGQALVDAVYRCLGGMAVRGGAWRRA, encoded by the coding sequence CTATGGCGAAATTGGGGCGAGTTGCTGCGTCACGCTCGGGGGCGAAACGGTCGTCGACCTGTGGGGCGGCGTTGCGGATCAGGCTACCTCGCGCCCCTGGGAGGAGGACACGATTTCCGTGGTTTTCTCCGCCACCAAGGGCGCCACGGCGATCTGCGCCCATCACCTGATCGAGCGTGACGCCTTCACACTCGACACGCCGGTCGTCGAATTGTGGCCGGAATTCGGCGCCCAGGGCAAGGACGGCGCCACGGTCCGCATGATGCTCGACCATTCTGCCGGCGTCCCCGTTCTGCGAGAAAAACTGAAAGAAGACGGCATCTATGACTGGGATTACATGTGCGATCGTCTTGCCGCCGAACAGCCGTTCTGGCAGCCGGGCGAGCGCAACGGCTATCACGGACTGACCTTCGGCTGGACGGTGGGCGAGCTGGTGCGCCGGGCCTCGGGAAAATCGCTTGGAACCTATTTTCGCGAGAATGTGGCCGAACCGCTCGGCATCGACTTCTGGATCGGCCTGCCGGAAGAAATGGAGCCGCGGGTGGCGCCGATGATCTTCCGCCGCCACCAGCCCGGCGACGCGCAGCCGCCCTTCCTGGAGGTGGGGCTGAACCAGCCGGGCTCGATCCCGCATCTGTTCCTGTTCAACTCCGGCGGCTTTCTCTCGCGCGGCTGCAATACCCGTGAGGGCCACGCGGCGGAGCTGGGCGGCGCCGGCGGCATCACCAATGCCCGCGGACTGGCGCTGATGTACCGCCCCTTCGCCAATGGCGGTTCGTGGGACGGCGTGGACATGGTGGGGCCGGACACCCTCGCCGCCATGGGGGAGGTCTCGACCGCGACCAACCTGGATGCCAACCTGCAGATCCCGACCCGCTTCGCGCCGGGCTTCATGAAGTCGATGGACAATCGCGGCCTCGGCTTCGAGAGTGCGATCATCGGCGCGGGCGCCTTCGGCCATGTGGGCGCGGGCGGCTCCATCGGTTTCGCCGATCCGGAGCTGGGACTCAGTTTCGGCTACACCATGAACCGGATGGGCGAAGGCCTGCTGCTCAACGAGCGCGGCCAGGCGCTGGTGGACGCGGTCTATCGCTGCCTGGGCGGCATGGCGGTGCGCGGCGGGGCCTGGCGGCGCGCCTGA